In Mycobacterium sp. Aquia_213, the sequence AGGGGAAGCTTTCTATGAGCGACGACGACACCGATCCAGCTGCGCATTGGTCGTTCGAGACCAAGCAGGTTCACGCGGGCCAGCAGCCCGACCCGGCCACCAACGCACGCGCGCTGCCGATCTACCAGACCACCTCGTACGTCTTCGACGACACCACCCACGCCGCCGCCCTGTTCGGGCTCGAGGTCCCGGGCAACATCTACACCCGGATCGGCAACCCGACCACCGACGTCGTCGAACAGCGGATCGCCGCGCTGGAAGGCGGCGTCGCCGCCCTGTTCCTCAGCTCCGGACAGGCCGCTGAGACATTCGCCATATTGAACCTCGCGGGTGTCGGGGATCACATTGTGTCCAGTCCGCGCCTCTACGGTGGCACGTACAACTTGTTCCACTATTCGCTGGCCAAGCTCGGTATCGAGGTCAGCTTCGTCGAGGATCCCGACGATCTGGACTCGTGGCAGGCCGCCGTGCGGCCCAACACCAAGGCCTTCTTCGGCGAGACGATCTCCAACCCGCAGATCGACATCCTGGACACCCCGGGCGTCGCCGGGGTGGCGCACGCCAACGGCGTACCGCTGATCGTCGACAACACCATTGCCACGCCCTACCTGATCCAGCCGTTCACGCAGGGCGCCGACATCGTGGTGCACTCCGCGACGAAGTACCTGGGCGGGCACGGCTCCGCGATCGCCGGGGTCATCGTCGACGGCGGCACCTTCGACTGGACGCAGGGCCGCTTCCCCGGGTTCACCACGCCCGATCCGAGCTACCACGGCGTGGTGTTCGCCGAGCTGGGACCGCCGGCGTTCGCGCTGAAGGCGCGCGTGCAGCTGCTGCGCGACTTCGGCTCTGCCGCCTCACCGTTCAACGCGTTCCTGGTGGCCCAGGGCCTGGAGACGCTGAGCCTGCGGATCGAGCGGCACGTCGCCAACGCACAACGGGTCGCGGAATTCCTCGAGGGGCACGCCGGCGTGGTGTCGGTCAACTACGCGGGGCTGCCCAGCTCGCCGTGGCACGAGCGGGCAAAGAAGTTGGCCCCCAAGGGAACCGGCGCGGTGCTGGCGTTCGAGCTGGCCGGCGGTATCGAGGCCGGCAAGGCGTTCGTGAACGCGCTGCAACTGCACAGCCACGTCGCCAACATCGGCGACGTGCGATCGCTGGTGATCCACCCGGCGTCGACCACCCACGCCCAGCTGAGCCCGGCCGAGCAGCTGAGCACCGGCGTCACGCCGGGCCTGGTGCGGCTGGCCGTCGGCATCGAGAACATCGACGACATCCTGGCCGACCTCGAGCTCGGGTTCGCCGCCGTCCCCAAAAGCTCAGACCCGCAGGCCGTGGCGGCTTTTTAGGGCTTCTGACATGACGATCTCCGACGTCCCCACGCAAACGTTGCCCGCCGAAGGCGAGGTTGGCCTGGTCGATATCGGCTCGCTGACCACCGAAAGCGGCGCCGTCATCGACAACGTCTGTATTGCCGTGCAGCGCTGGGGCGAGCTGTCCCCCACGCGCGACAACGTCGTGGTGGTGCTGCACGCTCTCACCGGCGATTCCCACATCACCGGCCCGGCCGGGCCGGGGCACCCCACGCCCGGCTGGTGGGACGGAATCGCCGGCCCGGGCGCACCGATAGACACCAACCGCTGGTGCGCGGTGGCCACCAACGTGCTGGGCGGTTGCCGTGGCTCCACCGGGCCGAGTTCGCTTGCCCGCGACGGAAAGCCATGGGGCTCCCGGTTTCCGCTGATCACCGTGCGCGACCAGGTGGAGGCGGACATCGCCGCGCTCGACGCGCTGGGAATAAACCAGGTCGCCGCTGTAGTTGGCGGATCCATGGGCGGCGCACGGGCTTTGGAATGGATGGTCGGCCACCCCGAGCGGGTTCGGGCCGGACTGCTGCTGGCGGTCGGGGCGCGTGCCACCGCCGACCAGATCGGCACTCAGACGACTCAGATCGCGGCGATCAAGGCCGACCCGAATTGGCAGGGCGGCGATTACCACGACACCGGGCGCATGCCGGATGCCGGACTGGCGATCGCCCGGCGCTTCGCCCATCTGACTTACCGCGGCGAGCTCGAGCTCGACAACAGGTTCGGCAACGACAGCCAGAGCGACGAGGATCCGTCGGACGGCGGGCGCTACGCGGTGCAGAGCTACCTGGAACACCAGGGCGACAAGATCCTGGCCCGCTTCGATGCCGGCAGTTACGTGATCCTGACCGAGACGCTGAACAGCCACGACGTCGGCCGCGGCCGCGGCGGGGTCAAGAAAGCGTTGCGCAGGTGCCCGGTACCGGCGGTGGTCGGCGGCATCACCTCCGACCGGCTCTACCCGCTGCGCTTGCAGCAGGAGATGGCCGAGTTGCTGCCCGGCTGCACCGGGCTCGCGGTTGTCGACTCCATCTGCGGACATGACGGCTTTCTGGTGGAAACCGAGGCGGTGGGCGAATTGATCCGCGAGACACTGGATTTGGCCGCGAGCGAAGGCGCGTGTCGCCGGTGACCCGCGCTCGGCACGAACAGTCCCTGTCGTTCGGTTCGGCGGCCGCAGCCTATGAGCGTGGCCGCCCGTCGTATCCACCCGAGGCGATCGACTGGCTGTTGCCCCGGGGCGCGCGCCAGGTGCTCGACCTGGGTGCGGGTACCGGCAAGCTGACCACCCGGCTGGTGGAACGCGGCCTCGACGTCGTGGCTGTGGACCCGATTCCGGACATGCTCGAAGTGCTCAGCGCCTCGCTGCCGGAAACCCGCGCGGTGCTGGGCACCGCCGAAGAGATTCCGTTGGAGGACAACAGCGTTGACGCCGTGCTGGTAGCCCAGGCGTGGCACTGGGTGGACCCGGAACGCGCGATTCCCGAGGTGGCCCGGGTGCTGCGGCCCGGCGGGCGCCTCGGCCTGGTGTGGAACACCCGCGACGAGCGGCTCGGCTGGGTGCGCGAGCTCGGTCAGATCATCGGCAGCGACGGCGACGGCCGCCGTTTCGACGTGACGCTGCCACCGCCCTTCGGCGAGCGTCAACGCCATCAAGTCGAATGGACGAATTACCTTACGCCGCAAGCGTTGATCGATCTGGTGGCCTCGCGCAGCTACTGCATCACCTCGCCGGCCGAGGTCCGCACGCAGACCCTCGACCAGGTGCGCGAACTGCTGGCCACCCATCCGGCGCTGGCGAATTCAACGGGCCTGGCCATGCCGTATGTCACGGTGTGCATCCGCGCGACGCTGGGCGGTTGAACAGCGGGTTCGTCGGGCATTACCGGCCAATTCGCGGCATCTACTGGCGAGCATCCGTCGAAGGAGCGAAAAATCAAGGCATCAGCGGTGGCAATCGGCTTGGGGGCGAGCATCCTTTTATCCGGCGTGGCGGGCACCGGTTGCGCAAGCAACAAGTCGTCAAGCCCATCGTCGACAACGTCGTCATCGACGTCGACCTCCTCCGCGTCGCCATCGTCGGCCCCATCGACATCGAACAGCGGCGCCCAGCCTTCGGATTACAGCAATTTGCTGATCAAGCCCGCCGATATCGTCGTGCCGGGCGAAAACTTTGCACTGGTGTCGACGAGGCCGCTTACCGACCCGACGGGAATTCTCGGCAAGTTTGGCAGCGGCCCGACCACGATTGATGGCTCGGCTCATGAAGTCGACGTCTCGCTGCACATCTACCCCGACGCGGCCGGGGCGACACAGGAGCACGATCAGGTCGCGCCGTACATCGCTAACCCAGACATGGGGTTCACACTTGCCGGCGGAACGGTGACTCCGGCGGACGTGGGAACCGGCGGAGCGATGGCTTTGGGAACCAACGGCTTGGACGCGGCACTCAAGCAAAGAGCGAGGGTGGTCTTCAGCGAGGGCAGGGTCTTCGCTCAAATCGAGTTCTTCAACCCGGGCAATGATCCGCTGAAACCGGACTTCGTTCTGGATGTCGCGCGGAAGCAGGACGCGGCCATCAAGGCCGCATTGCCGGCCGCATAGTCGGTGATGTCAGTCGCCGACGAAGCTAACTTCTTTGTCGGCAACCACTTTCGCGGTCGCGGACTCGAGACCGTCGGGCGCAATTCGGGCAATCCGCGATTCGATGTCGTAGGGCACGATGATGGCGGTCGCACCCCGGATCCGGCTGACCGCGCGGGCCATCTTGTCCGCGGTGCGATCGTGCAGCAGCCGGCCGAGTAGCGGAGCGTAGGTTCGGCGCGGTAACAGCACCGTCACCCTGCTGTCCGGATGGTCGGTGAGCACTCGCCAGACCAGCTCGTGCGCGGCCCGGCCCAAGTGACGATCCGGGCAGTTGATCAACCACAGCGCGGTGTCGTGTTCGAAGCGCTCCCAACGCTCGCGCAGCCGCGTCGCACGATCGACATCGATGACGAAGTGCACCGCGGTGAGTTCGTCGGCATGCAGCCCGTATCCCAGGCGCACGGCCTCGACCTCGGCGAGGTCGATCGTGTCGACGAACACCAGCACCTGCAGTCGCGGATGCCGTTCCAGGTCAGGGATTTCCGTGTGCGACATCTCCAAAACGGCTGCCTCGGCGCGGTATTTCTGGTTGAGCCGAATCAGGCCCCACACCAGCAGCGGGAAGATGACGACGATCAGCCACGCGCCTTCGGTGAACTTGGCCACCGCGAAGATTCCCACCACGATCGTCGACGAGACCCCCGCCGACAGGTTCACGAGCATGCTGCGCTGCCAGCCCGGCCCGCGATGGGTCCGATGGTGTTTGGCCATACCGAAGCCGGCCATCGCGAATCCGGTGAACACACCGATCGCGAAAAACGGAACCAACGCGGTCACTTTCGCTTCGGTGATAATGAGCAGGGTCACGGCCAGCGCGGTGAGGACGATGATGCCGTTGGAGAACACCAGGCGATGACCGCGTTTCGTCAGCGGGCGCGGCAAGAACCGGTCCTCGGCAACGAAACTGGCCAGCGCGGGGAACCCATTGAAGCTGGTGTTGACGGCCTGCAGATGTTCGAGGTGTCCACCCAAACCCGGGTCATCGCGATCACCCGGGAGGATGCCCCGGTTCAGCTGCACCCGCGCCGCGACGCCCGACTCAGCGCCGGTGACACGGTCTATCTCGTCGGCCCATACCGTGAGCTGCTGGCCACCCTGCGGAAGGGACAGCCGTCGCGACCCGACAGCGATACAGCCGATGACCAATGCCCGGACGAGGACTACGAGATGAATCGCCAATCCCCGTCCAGTTCGCTACCGGCCTGCACATGCATTCCGCCGACCATGAAGGATCGGCTTCCGACCGAAAACGTGCCCAGGCGTGACGAGTAATGGAATTCGCGACACTTCCGCCTGAAGTCAATTCCGGCCGCATCTACGCCGGGCCGGGTTCGGGACCGATGCTCGCCGCCGCGGAGGCCTGGGAAATGCTTGCGGCAGAACTGCATTCGACGGCGAACTCCTACGAATCGGTGGTTTCCGGGCTCACCGCGGGTCCGTGGCTGGGACCCTCATCGGCGTCGATGGCAGCCGCCGCATCCTCATATGTGACGTGGCTGAGCCGTACCGCCGCGCAAGCCGAGCAGACCGCCACCCAGGCCACGGCGGCGGCCGCCGCCTACGAGGAAGCCTTCGCCGCGACGGTCCCGCCTCCGGTGGTTGCGGCCAACCGTAGCCTGCTGGCGTCGTTGATTGCCACAAATGTGTTGGGGCAGAACACCCCAGCGATCGCGGCCACCGAAGCCGAGTACGGCGAGATGTGGGCCCAGGATGCCACCGCGATGTGCGGCTACTCGGGCTCCACGGCGGCGGCCACACAGCTCACGCCGTTCACCGCACCACAGCAGAACACCAATCAGGGTGGGGCGGCCGGGATTACGCAGAGCACGGTCTCGAGTGTCTCCGACCCGGCTTCCTCGGTGTCAGACGCGGTGAGCGGCGTGACGAATGCACTCGGTGTGTCGTCGCCGCGTGACGCCCTCGATCTCGGCGCCGACGCCATTGCCTACGGAGTCGACGCCCCGCTGGCTCCGCTGGGCGCGATATCGCTGCCGATCGACCTCGTCGGCGCCCAGACCGGTTTACACACCGATGACATCGTTTCCGGGTGGGACGCCACGGGGGTCCCGTCGGCGGCCGTGTCGGAAACCTCTCCACCGTCGGCGCCGGGGGCCGGCACGAACTTTGTGTCGACGAGGGTGGCCGCGGGGTTAGGCCAGGCGAACACGGTCGGCTCGCTGTCAGTGCCGCCCACCTGGGCCGCGTCGACACCGGCGGTGCGCCCGATCGCCCTGGCCTTACCGGCCGCGCCGGCCGGCAACGCAGCGCAGGCGATGGCGCCCAGTTTGGAAGGTTCGTTCGGGGAGATGGCCCTGGCCGGCACGGCCGGACGTGCAATCCGCGAGGGTTTCGGCGCGAAAGGCCGTGAGCAACGCGGCAAAGACCCGGTCGGGCTGCAGCCGGCCAGCGCCGCGGCGCGCAGGGTCGGGGATGAAGACGCGGTCGCCGACGGCGAGCCGCGCACCGTGGTGACGGGAATTGCGGCCGAAATTCGTGATTTCGCCCGATTGCGCGACGAAGGCCTGTTGACCAATGAGCAATTCAACGAGCAGCGAAACCGCCTGCTCGGCCTGTGATGTGAATGCACCGTCGACCCGCGATATCCAGCAAGGGAATTGAATCTTAACGTTGCGCTAGCGGGGCGAATCGCTCCGTTCTCGCAGCTAAAGATGCTGTCGCGCAGGGTATCTTGGGCTCGTGCCGACGGCCGCAGAGTACGCCTCCGCGGTACAGGAGTATCCGGCCGCGAAAGCTGCGGATCGCCAGCGGTGGAAGCCAATCGTGCTGCTCGCTTTGGTGGTTGGGCTGCAAAGCGCCGACGCCGGCACCGTGGGAGCACTGGTTGTTCCGCTCACGCAGTCATTGCACATCAACAACATTCAGGTTGGGCTACTGGTTACCGTGTCAACCGGCGTGGGTGCTCTCGCCACGCTACTGGCCGGACCACTCGCCGATCGCACCGTACGGGTTCGCCTGCTGTGGATAGCGCTGCTGGTGTGTTCGGCGGCAATGGCGTTGAGCGCGGCCAGCCCGAACTACGGCTGGCTGCTGGCCTGCCGGGTGGCCCTTGGTGCCGGGATCGCGGTCTCCGGTCCCGTGGTGGCGTCGCTGGTCGGTGATTACTTCAGGCCTGCCGAGCGCGGCCGTGTGTACGGGTTCGTCCTCGCCGGCGAAGGTACCTGTACGGCGATCGGGTTGCTGGTCGCGGGCGAACTCGGCGCCGTCAGCTGGCGGCTGGGCTTCGGCTGGCTGGCCGCGGTGGGGTTCATCCTCAGCGTCGCGGTGGTGACGCTGCTTCGTGAACCGCTGCGCGGCGGCCGCCCCTGCGACACGACCGCCGATTCACGGCGCAGCTCGGTCTGGCGGGAACTACGTTGGGTGCTCTCGATCCGTACCAATGTCGTTCTGATTGCGGCATCCTCGTTCGGCTACTTCTTCTCCACCGGGTTGAGCACCTTCGGCGTCGCGCTGCTGTGCGGCCGGTTTCAGATCGGCCAGTCGGTGGCTACCATGCTGATCGCCGTCCTCGGCGTCGGTGCGCTGACCGGTGTGCTCACCACCGGACGCATCGCCGACTGGCTGACGAACCGGGGTCACATCAACGCGCGAATCATGGTGGGCGGAGCGGCTTTTCTCGCCGCGGCGGTGTTCATTCTTCCCACGCTGCTCGCCGACAACCTTTTGCTCGCACTGACATTCGCGTTCCTCGCCGGGACCGCAATGGGCGGGGTAAACGCGCCGCTGAACGCGGCAAGGCTGGACATCGTGCATTCGCGGCTGTGGGGCACGGCCGAGGCAGTCCGCAGCACCCTGGTGTCGATATCAACGGGATTGGCGCCGCTCGCATTCGGCGCGGTGTCCACCGCGATGGGCGGCACGCCAAGCGCGTTGGGCGATACCTTCCTGATCATGCTGGTCATGCTGATCGTCGCCGCGGGCCTGCTGTTGTGCCTGGCCCGCCGCACCTATCCGCGCGATGTCGCGACGGCGATGGCTTCCGAAGTGTTGACGGCTACTCCTCCGCTTCGTCCGAGTCGCACAGCAGTCTCTCTGGGTGGTGGAAGGTGTTGATCCGGGGTTGGCCGCGGTCGAGGTGGGGTGGGGGGATCCATTGGGTGTCGCCGTTGGCGCGTTTTCGGGTGGTCCAGCCGCGGGGTTGGAGCAGTCGGTGGTGGGTGCCGCAGGCCAGGGTGAGGTTGTCGATGTCGGTGCTGTGGCAGTGGGCGTAGTCGGTGATGTGGTGCACTTCGCAGAGGTAGCCGGGCACGGTGCAGCCGGGTGCTGAGCAGCCACGGTCTTTGGCGTACAAGACGATTCGTTGTCCGGGTGAGGCCAGGCGTTTGGTGTGCTGCAGCGCCACGGCCTTGCCGTTGTCGAACACGGCCAGGTAGTGGTGCGCGTGTCCCCCGCAAGCGGGAGGTGCCCCCAGGGCCAGCCGGATCACGTCGCTGATCGGCAACCGGGTGCCCCCGCCGGTAAGGCCGTTCCCGGCGGCGGTCTCGAGTTCGGCCAGGGTGGTGGACACGATGATCGAGGCCGGTAAGCCATTGTGTTGACCCAGTTCACCGGAGGCCAGCAGCGCGCGCAGCGCGGCGTTGAGGCCGTCGTGGTTGCGTTGGGCCGCGCTGCGGGGGTCGTGGT encodes:
- a CDS encoding bifunctional o-acetylhomoserine/o-acetylserine sulfhydrylase, which codes for MSDDDTDPAAHWSFETKQVHAGQQPDPATNARALPIYQTTSYVFDDTTHAAALFGLEVPGNIYTRIGNPTTDVVEQRIAALEGGVAALFLSSGQAAETFAILNLAGVGDHIVSSPRLYGGTYNLFHYSLAKLGIEVSFVEDPDDLDSWQAAVRPNTKAFFGETISNPQIDILDTPGVAGVAHANGVPLIVDNTIATPYLIQPFTQGADIVVHSATKYLGGHGSAIAGVIVDGGTFDWTQGRFPGFTTPDPSYHGVVFAELGPPAFALKARVQLLRDFGSAASPFNAFLVAQGLETLSLRIERHVANAQRVAEFLEGHAGVVSVNYAGLPSSPWHERAKKLAPKGTGAVLAFELAGGIEAGKAFVNALQLHSHVANIGDVRSLVIHPASTTHAQLSPAEQLSTGVTPGLVRLAVGIENIDDILADLELGFAAVPKSSDPQAVAAF
- the metX gene encoding homoserine O-acetyltransferase MetX, coding for MTISDVPTQTLPAEGEVGLVDIGSLTTESGAVIDNVCIAVQRWGELSPTRDNVVVVLHALTGDSHITGPAGPGHPTPGWWDGIAGPGAPIDTNRWCAVATNVLGGCRGSTGPSSLARDGKPWGSRFPLITVRDQVEADIAALDALGINQVAAVVGGSMGGARALEWMVGHPERVRAGLLLAVGARATADQIGTQTTQIAAIKADPNWQGGDYHDTGRMPDAGLAIARRFAHLTYRGELELDNRFGNDSQSDEDPSDGGRYAVQSYLEHQGDKILARFDAGSYVILTETLNSHDVGRGRGGVKKALRRCPVPAVVGGITSDRLYPLRLQQEMAELLPGCTGLAVVDSICGHDGFLVETEAVGELIRETLDLAASEGACRR
- a CDS encoding class I SAM-dependent methyltransferase; translation: MTRARHEQSLSFGSAAAAYERGRPSYPPEAIDWLLPRGARQVLDLGAGTGKLTTRLVERGLDVVAVDPIPDMLEVLSASLPETRAVLGTAEEIPLEDNSVDAVLVAQAWHWVDPERAIPEVARVLRPGGRLGLVWNTRDERLGWVRELGQIIGSDGDGRRFDVTLPPPFGERQRHQVEWTNYLTPQALIDLVASRSYCITSPAEVRTQTLDQVRELLATHPALANSTGLAMPYVTVCIRATLGG
- a CDS encoding PPE family protein, SVP subgroup, yielding MEFATLPPEVNSGRIYAGPGSGPMLAAAEAWEMLAAELHSTANSYESVVSGLTAGPWLGPSSASMAAAASSYVTWLSRTAAQAEQTATQATAAAAAYEEAFAATVPPPVVAANRSLLASLIATNVLGQNTPAIAATEAEYGEMWAQDATAMCGYSGSTAAATQLTPFTAPQQNTNQGGAAGITQSTVSSVSDPASSVSDAVSGVTNALGVSSPRDALDLGADAIAYGVDAPLAPLGAISLPIDLVGAQTGLHTDDIVSGWDATGVPSAAVSETSPPSAPGAGTNFVSTRVAAGLGQANTVGSLSVPPTWAASTPAVRPIALALPAAPAGNAAQAMAPSLEGSFGEMALAGTAGRAIREGFGAKGREQRGKDPVGLQPASAAARRVGDEDAVADGEPRTVVTGIAAEIRDFARLRDEGLLTNEQFNEQRNRLLGL
- a CDS encoding MFS transporter — encoded protein: MPTAAEYASAVQEYPAAKAADRQRWKPIVLLALVVGLQSADAGTVGALVVPLTQSLHINNIQVGLLVTVSTGVGALATLLAGPLADRTVRVRLLWIALLVCSAAMALSAASPNYGWLLACRVALGAGIAVSGPVVASLVGDYFRPAERGRVYGFVLAGEGTCTAIGLLVAGELGAVSWRLGFGWLAAVGFILSVAVVTLLREPLRGGRPCDTTADSRRSSVWRELRWVLSIRTNVVLIAASSFGYFFSTGLSTFGVALLCGRFQIGQSVATMLIAVLGVGALTGVLTTGRIADWLTNRGHINARIMVGGAAFLAAAVFILPTLLADNLLLALTFAFLAGTAMGGVNAPLNAARLDIVHSRLWGTAEAVRSTLVSISTGLAPLAFGAVSTAMGGTPSALGDTFLIMLVMLIVAAGLLLCLARRTYPRDVATAMASEVLTATPPLRPSRTAVSLGGGRC